The genomic segment CCCCCGGGGATCTCCGTGTGAGATCTGTATCGGTAGACACGCGCCGCGCACCGCCCCAGTTGCCTGGTTGCGCGAAAGTGACAGGTTTCGTGGTGGGTGCTCGAGCCGAACAGGCCCTAGCCGAGTACGGCGAGCTGAGCTGCGGTCAGTTCGGCGCAGCCGCCGACGGCGAGGTCGAGGAGGGCGTTGAGTTCGGTGCGGTCGAAGGGGGCGCCTTCGGCGGTGCCCTGGACTTCGATGAAGCGGCCGTCGCCGGTGCAGACGACGTTCATGTCGGTCTCGGCCTTGACGTCTTCCTCGTAGGCGAGGTCGAGGAGCGGTACGCCGTCGACGATGCCGACGCTGACGGCGGCGACGGTGCCGGTGAGGGGTTTGGCGCTGGCGCGGATGAGCTTCTTCTGCTGCATCCAGGTGACGGCGTCGGCGAGGGCGACGTAGGCGCCGGTGATGGCGGCGGTGCGGGTGCCGCCGTCGGCCTGGAGGACGTCGCAGTCGAGGACGATGGTGTTCTCGCCGAGGGCTTTGTAGTCGATGACGGCGCGGAGCGAGCGGCCGATGAGGCGGGAGATCTCGTGGGTGCGGCCGCCGATCTTGCCGCGGACGGATTCGCGGTCGCCGCGGGTGTTGGTGGCGCGCGGGAGCATGGAGTATTCGGCGGTGACCCAGCCTTCGCCGCTGCCCTTGCGCCAGCGGGGTACGCCTTGGGTGGCGCTGGCGGTGCAGAGGACTTTGGTGTCGCCGAAGGAGACGAGGACCGAGCCCTCGGCGTGCTTGCTCCATCCGCGCTGGATGGTGACGGGGCGGAGCTGTTCGGGGGTGCGGCCATCGAATCGAGACATGGTTCGAGCCTATCGACAAACGGCGGGGGCCCGTTCCGGTGTCGGAACGGGCCCCCGCGGGTGTGGGTGGTGCGCTGAGGGGTGAGCTCAGTTGTGCTGTGGGCTCAGTTGTCCGGTGAGCTCAGTTGTCCATCATGTCTTCGATGTCGGCGGCGATGGGGTCGGCGTCGGTGCCGATGACGACCTGGATCGCGGTGCCCATCTTGACGACGCCGTGGGCGCCGGCCTTCTTGAGGGCGGCCTCGTCGACGAGGCCGGGGTCCTTCACCTCGGTGCGGAGGCGGGTGATGCAGCCCTCGACCTCTTCGATGTTGTCGAGTCCGCCGAGTCCGGCGACGATCTGCTCAGCCTTGGTGGCCATTGCTCACTCCTGAGTGTCTCGGCCCGGCGGCCCGGCCCGGTTTCAAACGGTAACGCACGTTTGGCCCATCTTCGCGGGCAGGGTTCCGGTTTGTGACGAAAGATAACGATCACTGGTGCCGTGCCCTCGGGGGCGTAGTGCCACCCACGTCGTAAATGGTCTACACCACTTTGGGCCTGGCGACAAAACACAGGCGACGCGACAGCTGCCGGGCCGGCAGCCACCAGGAGGCCACCGATGAGTTCGGAGAACGCCGCCGTCGGGCAGCAACCCCGGAAGAAGTGGACCAGCGTCTTCTTCCAGGGGCTGCAGAAGATGGGGCGCAGCCTGCAGTTGCCGATCGCGGTGCTTCCCGCGGCGGGCATCCTGAACCGGCTCGGCCAACCGGATGTCTTCGGTGCGGACGGGCTGGGCTGGGACAAGGTCGCGAAGGTCTTCGCGGGTGCGGGCGGGGCGCTGCTGGACGGTTCGCTGGGTCTGCCGATGCTGTTCGCCGTGGGTGTGGCGATCGGTATGGCCAAGAAGGCGGACGGCTCGACCGCGCTGGCGGCGGTCGCGGGCTTCCTCGTCTACTACAACGTGCTGCGTCAGTTCCCGCAGGACTGCGAGGCCGGCGACTTCCTTCAGGGGGTCTGTCTCGCGGGCACGTCGGTCACCGCGGCCGCCTACCAGAATCCGGGGGTTTTCGGCGGCATCGTGATCGGTCTGGCGACGGCCTACTTCTGGCAGCGGTACCACCGCACCAAGCTGGTGGACTGGCTCGGGTTCTTCAACGGCCGCCGGCTGGTGCCGATCATCATGTCGTTCGTGGCGATCGTCTTCGCGGTGCTCTGCCTGTGGATCTGGCCGCCGATCGGGGATGCGCTCACCAGTTTCAGCGAGTGGCTGGTGGACCTGGGTTCGGGCGGTTCGGGCATCTTCGGTGTCGCCAACCGCGCGCTGCTGACGATCGGTCTGCATCAGTTCCTGAACGTGTTCGTGTGGTTCCAGTTCGGCAACTTCACCAAGCCGGACGGGACGGTCGTGCACGGCGACATCACCCGGTTCCTGGCGGGTGACCCGACCGCGGGTCAGTTCACCTCGGGCTTCTTCCCGATCATGATGTTCGCGCTGCCGGCCGCCGCGCTGGCGATGGCGCACTGCGCCAAGCCGCACCGCCGCAAGGAGGTCAGCGGCATGATGCTGTCGATCGGTCTGACGTCGCTGATCACCGGTATCACGGAGCCGATCGAGTACTCGTTCCTGTTCATCGCCCCTCTGCTGTTCGCGATCCAC from the Streptomyces sp. RKAG293 genome contains:
- the rph gene encoding ribonuclease PH, giving the protein MSRFDGRTPEQLRPVTIQRGWSKHAEGSVLVSFGDTKVLCTASATQGVPRWRKGSGEGWVTAEYSMLPRATNTRGDRESVRGKIGGRTHEISRLIGRSLRAVIDYKALGENTIVLDCDVLQADGGTRTAAITGAYVALADAVTWMQQKKLIRASAKPLTGTVAAVSVGIVDGVPLLDLAYEEDVKAETDMNVVCTGDGRFIEVQGTAEGAPFDRTELNALLDLAVGGCAELTAAQLAVLG
- a CDS encoding glucose PTS transporter subunit EIIB — translated: MATKAEQIVAGLGGLDNIEEVEGCITRLRTEVKDPGLVDEAALKKAGAHGVVKMGTAIQVVIGTDADPIAADIEDMMDN
- a CDS encoding PTS transporter subunit EIIC; the protein is MSSENAAVGQQPRKKWTSVFFQGLQKMGRSLQLPIAVLPAAGILNRLGQPDVFGADGLGWDKVAKVFAGAGGALLDGSLGLPMLFAVGVAIGMAKKADGSTALAAVAGFLVYYNVLRQFPQDCEAGDFLQGVCLAGTSVTAAAYQNPGVFGGIVIGLATAYFWQRYHRTKLVDWLGFFNGRRLVPIIMSFVAIVFAVLCLWIWPPIGDALTSFSEWLVDLGSGGSGIFGVANRALLTIGLHQFLNVFVWFQFGNFTKPDGTVVHGDITRFLAGDPTAGQFTSGFFPIMMFALPAAALAMAHCAKPHRRKEVSGMMLSIGLTSLITGITEPIEYSFLFIAPLLFAIHALLTGLSMAVTWGLGVHDGFSFSAGLIDYVINWGLATKPWMIIPIGLCFAVVYYALFRFVITKFNLETPGREPDEVGDALEAENVK